The DNA window CCTGGGGAACTCGGAAGACGAGCAGACATTCCGCGCAGTCACTGATGAACTATGCAGCGCTGCTGAAGTTAGCCGGGCTGCAACCGAGACCGTTGAGTATCCCCATTCGTTTCAGGTTAGGTGCCGCCTGATAAAAATTCAAGATGCAAAACAGCGGCTGGCCGCAGCCGAGCGATCGAAGCCCTTGGAGCTGATGATTAAAGAAGGTGCGCCTCCTAATGGTCACGCTGATTCAAGTGAGAAGCCGGCTGGTAAAGAGGAGTGCGGTGGAAAGATCACGTTCGGCAGTTTGCTCGGGCTAGGTGGACATTGTCGTTGAAACCTGGAGGTACCAAATGGGTCCGGAAAAAGATGAGTTTGAGCGTGGCTTGCCGCATGAATCGTTGGTGCGATTGGTTGCCGACCTTCATGCACAGAATATTGCTATTCGCGAGGAACAGCGGCAAGCGGCCAAAGAACGCAGATCGGACCGTCGATGGGGGATCGGATTCAAGGCAGTGCTGGTGTTCGTGCCCGTTGTCGCTGGTGCGATGTTCCTGGCAAGTTCGACTGGGTTCTCGCTTGGACCCTATCAGGATGTGGTCGGCGTCGTGCATATCCAAGGTGAGATCGCACAGGGTATGTTGGCGTCCGCTGACAAGGTGGTGCCGGCGCTGGAAGACGCGTTCTCCGACAGCCATGTCAAGCATGTGGTACTGGCTATCGACAGCCCCGGTGGAGCACCTGCAGAAGCAGAGCGCATTGCCCAGGCGATCATGATCCTGAAGAAGCGGCATCCGAAGCCTGTGACGGCTGTCATCGGCAATATGGGCGCATCGGCCGCATACATGACTGCAATGCATGCGGACCGCATCGTGGCCGGCAAATACAGCTTGGTCGGATCGATTGGCGCCATCATTGCACCGTGGCGCCTGGACCAGGCAATCGCACAATTTCATGTGTCGCAGCGGGTCTATGCATCCGGAAAGCTCAAGGCATTCCTGAACCCCTTCACGCCGGTGTCCGAGGAGTCCGACGCCAAGGCGCAGCAGCTGGTGAGCCACGTGGGCGACTTGTTCGTGAAAGAGCTCTTACGGCAACGCGGCTCACGCTTGAAGCAGCATGTGGATTTCGGGACCGGTGAGATCTGGAGCGGCGAGGAAGCAAAGGCACTTGGCCTGGTCGATGAAATCGGCAGCCTTGAATCGCTGGTCCGCAATTCGCAGTCGGTCGAGACATTCAACTTCGGGCCAAGGGAATCCACGCTCACCCGCTTTGCTACCTCAATGGGGCGCGCCATGGCAGACACCATCGTCGGTATGTCGGGCTGGCAGTGGAGCTCCAG is part of the Pseudoduganella lutea genome and encodes:
- a CDS encoding S49 family peptidase encodes the protein MGPEKDEFERGLPHESLVRLVADLHAQNIAIREEQRQAAKERRSDRRWGIGFKAVLVFVPVVAGAMFLASSTGFSLGPYQDVVGVVHIQGEIAQGMLASADKVVPALEDAFSDSHVKHVVLAIDSPGGAPAEAERIAQAIMILKKRHPKPVTAVIGNMGASAAYMTAMHADRIVAGKYSLVGSIGAIIAPWRLDQAIAQFHVSQRVYASGKLKAFLNPFTPVSEESDAKAQQLVSHVGDLFVKELLRQRGSRLKQHVDFGTGEIWSGEEAKALGLVDEIGSLESLVRNSQSVETFNFGPRESTLTRFATSMGRAMADTIVGMSGWQWSSSLR